The following proteins come from a genomic window of Macadamia integrifolia cultivar HAES 741 chromosome 14, SCU_Mint_v3, whole genome shotgun sequence:
- the LOC122061366 gene encoding RNA polymerase-associated protein CTR9 homolog — MGSECSQSKRLYDISMSKRTRKPIKLKDTDPKDTKRSSPIGVDENEDATNPRSLKEPMKPIEGANGQRIVMGTPQSDDLSTGSSEDVSPDPKDTRNSSSSKGVDEKEDATNPRSFKEPMKPDEGADGQCIVLGPDPKDTRSSSSSKGVDEKEDATNPRSWKEPMKPIEGTGGQSILMGSPQSENSSTGSGEDFSLDPKDTRSSSSKGVDENEDTTNPRSLEELMKPIEGTDGQGIVLGSPQSENPSTGSNEDVSDHRSLKLKELMINVEGDQKNGNNSLGHHFIEEEKQLQLVTKQQGERAGGVKMRGIVSRYVKVLSHLIRVKGDKRLGSQKKRVLRLTM, encoded by the coding sequence ATGGGCAGCGAGTGCAGTCAGAGTAAAAGGCTCTATGACATTAGCATGTCCAAGAGAACTAGGAAGCCCATAAAGCTGAAGGATACTGATCCAAAGGATACAAAAAGGAGTTCTCCCATAGGAGTTGATGAGAATGAAGATGCCACCAATCCTAGAAGCCTGAAGGAACCCATGAAGCCTATTGAAGGAGCCAATGGACAAAGGATAGTGATGGGTACTCCCCAAAGTGATGATCTTTCTACAGGCAGCAGTGAGGATGTCAGTCCTGATCCAAAGGACACAaggaattcttcttcttccaaaggAGTTGATGAGAAGGAAGATGCCACCAATCCTAGAAGCTTTAAGGAACCCATGAAGCCTGATGAAGGAGCTGATGGACAGTGCATAGTGTTGGGTCCTGATCCAAAGGACACAaggagttcttcttcttccaaaggAGTTGATGAGAAGGAAGATGCTACCAATCCTAGAAGCTGGAAGGAACCCATGAAGCCTATTGAAGGAACTGGTGGACAAAGTATTTTGATGGGTTCTCCCCAAAGTGAAAATTCTTCTACAGGCAGTGGTGAGGATTTCAGTCTTGATCCAAAGGACACAAGGAGTTCTTCTTCCAAAGGAGTTGATGAGAATGAAGATACCACCAATCCTAGAAGCTTGGAGGAACTTATGAAGCCTATTGAAGGAACTGATGGACAGGGGATAGTGTTGGGTTCTCCCCAAAGTGAGAACCCTTCTACAGGCAGTAATGAGGATGTCAGTGATCATAGAAGCTTGAAGCTGAAGGAACTGATGATCAATGTTGAGGGAGATCAGAAGAATGGTAACAATTCTCTTGGCCACCATTtcatagaagaagagaaacagCTTCAGTTGGTGACCAAACAGCAGGGAGAGCGCGCCGGAGGAGTCAAGATGAGAGGGATTGTAAGTCGATATGTCAAAGTCTTAAGCCATTTGATCAGGGTTAAGGGCGACAAGCGTTTGGGTTCCCAGAAAAAACGCGTTCTCCGATTAACAATGTAG
- the LOC122061378 gene encoding probable CoA ligase CCL12: MMIEEVGVEELVRAGLSEEEARGFHESLKAAILIARSSEGEGTKAAAEPQKVWRELTAEGKKLLKPWHPHALHQLIYSSVYSNWDVSTSCPPPYWFPSLLQARHTNLGSLMEIHGPKLLGSLYQDPITSFSLFQKFTVQHPDVYWPLVLKELAVTFREGPRCILDTSDKSKHGGTWLPGSVLNIAESCLLPMNHPRKRDEDVVVIWRDEGSDDAPVNRMTLRELREQVMLVANALDTMFSKGDAIAIDMPMTVTAVVIYLAIVLAGLVVVSIADSFVAKEIASRLRVSNAKGIFTQDFICRGGRNFPLYSRVVEAGPCKAIVLPANGKDVAIQLRKHDLSWKDFLLHVDHLPRPNYYFPVYQSIDSVTNILFSSGTTGEPKAIPWTQLSPIRSAADAWAQVNIKTGDVFCWPTNLGWVMGPTLIYACFLSGATLALYHGSPLGRGFGKFVQEAGVTSLGTVPSLVKTWKSTQCMEGLDWTKINSFASTGEASNFDDDLWLSSKAYYRPIIECCGGTELASSYIQGNLLQPQAFGVFSAASMTTGFVILDEHGVPYPDDQPCVGEVGLFPVYMGATDRLLNADHEEVYFKGMPMYEGMHLRRHGDILKRTVGGYFLVQGRADDTMNLGGIKTSSVEIERVCDRADDSVLETAAISIAPVNRGPEQLVIFVVLKKGYSITQEQLKTKFSRAIQSNLNPLFKVSHVRIIMEFPRTASNKLLRRVLRDQIKTELTSRSRL; the protein is encoded by the exons atgatgATAGAGGAAGTGGGAGTGGAGGAGTTGGTGAGAGCAGGGTTGTCGGAGGAGGAGGCTCGCGGGTTCCATGAGTCCCTCAAGGCGGCAATTTTAATTGCTCGATCATCAGAAGGGGAAGGAACAAAAGCAGCGGCGGAGCCTCAGAAGGTATGGAGGGAATTGACTGCGGAAGGGAAGAAATTGCTGAAGCCTTGGCATCCCCACGCCCTTCACCAGCTTATCTACTCCTCTGTTTACTCCAATTGGGATGTCTCCACTTCTTGCCCTCCTCCGTATTGGTTCCCTTCTCT CTTGCAGGCTAGACATACAAATCTAGGGAGTTTGATGGAAATTCATGGCCCAAAGCTTCTAGGGTCATTGTATCAGGATCCTATAACAAGCTTTAGCCTGTTTCAGAAGTTCACTGTTCAACACCCAGAT GTCTACTGGCCACTTGTTCTAAAGGAGCTTGCTGTTACATTTCGTGAAGGCCCGAGGTGTATCTTAGATACTTCTGACAAATCAAAGCATGGGGGTACTTGGTTGCCGGGTTCAGTCTTGAATATTGCTGAATCCTGTCTGTTACCAATGAATCATCCGAGGAAACGAGACGAAGATGTGGTCGTCATATGGAGGGATGAAGGATCAGATGATGCTCCTGTTAACCGTATGACATTAAGAGAACTTCGAGAACAAGTCAT GCTGGTGGCAAATGCATTGGATACAATGTTCTCAAAGGGGGATGCAATTGCGATTGACATGCCAATGACAGTCACTGCAGTTGTTATATACTTGGCAATTGTCCTTGCAGGACTGGTGGTTGTATCAATAGCAGATAGCTTTGTAGCGAAGGAAATTGCTTCCCGCTTGCGTGTGTCCAATGCAAAAGGCATCTTTACTCAG GACTTCATATGTAGGGGAGGTAGAAATTTTCCTTTATATAG TCGGGTTGTTGAAGCAGGTCCATGCAAAGCAATCGTACTCCCTGCTAATGGAAAAGATGTAGCTATTCAACTGAGGAAGCATGACTTGTCAtggaaagattttcttttacaTGTTGACCACCTTCCAAG ACCAAATTATTACTTCCCAGTGTATCAGTCCATAGATTCTGTGACAAATATTCTGTTTTCATCTGGAACCACAG GAGAGCCAAAGGCTATTCCGTGGACACAACTTTCTCCAATTCGATCTGCAGCTGATGCATGGGCACAAGTAAATATCAAAACGGGGGATGTCTTTTGCTGGCCAACAAATCTAGGGTGGGTGATGGGACCTACTTTAATATATGCATGCTTCCTTAGTGGTGCTACTCTAGCCCTCTATCATGGATCTCCTCTTGGTCGTGGTTTTGGTAAATTTGTTCAA GAAGCAGGTGTGACTTCCTTGGGTACAGTGCCAAGCCTAGTGAAAACATGGAAGAGTACACAGTGTATGGAAGGACTGGATTGGACAAAGATAAA TTCATTTGCTTCTACTGGAGAAGCCTCCAATTTCGATGACGACCTATGGCTTTCTTCAAAGGCTTATTATAGGCCTATCATCGAATGTTGTGGAGGTACAGAGCTTGCATCTTCATACATTCAAGGAAATTTGCTGCAACCACAAGCCTTTGGAGTATTTAGTGCAGCATCAATGACAACTGGCTTTGTCATCCTTGATGAACATGGAGTTCCTTAT CCAGATGATCAACCTTGTGTTGGAGAAGTGGGTTTATTTCCAGTCTACATGGGAGCAACTGACAGATTGCTCAATGCTGATCATGAGGAGGTCTACTTCAAAGGAATGCCAATGTACGAAGGAATG CACCTCAGAAGACATGGGGATATACTTAAAAGAACTGTTGGCGGCTATTTTCTAGTACAGGGCAGGGCCGATGATACCATGAATCTTGGTGGCATCAAG ACAAGTTCAGTTGAAATTGAACGTGTGTGCGACCGAGCTGATGACAGTGTATTGGAGACTGCTGCTATTAGCATTGCACCAGTAAACAGGGGACCAGAACAGTTGGTCATATTTGTGGTGTTAAAGAAAGGATATAGTATCACCCAAGAACAGTTGAAGACAAAATTCTCGAGAGCGATCCAAAGCAACCTCAATCCCTTGTTTAAG GTGAGCCATGTTAGGATTATCATGGAGTTCCCAAGAACTGCTTCAAACAAGTTACTGAGGAGAGTTCTGAGGGACCAAATTAAAACTGAACTTACTTCTCGCAGTCGACTTTAG